A genomic stretch from Aedes albopictus strain Foshan chromosome 2, AalbF5, whole genome shotgun sequence includes:
- the LOC109430876 gene encoding pupal cuticle protein Edg-78E-like produces MHNQFGLILVVISCSLALPQQRRNGISITSGGGGGGGGGGGGGGGPESTATIVKQDHQINPDGSYSFAYETSNGIQASESSPDGAAATGEFSYTAPEGDKIQLTYVADQDGFQPQGAHLPVEPPVPEHVIKALEDIRANPPKDPDFNPAFLESVIARLRPLQG; encoded by the exons ATGCACAATCAATTT GGGCTAATTCTGGTGGTTATTTCGTGTTCCCTGGCACTGCCACAGCAGCGACGAAATGGAATTTCGATCACAAGTGGAGGCGGAGGAGGAGGCGGAGGAggaggcggtggtggtggtggcccgGAGAGTACAGCCACCATCGTGAAGCAGGACCACCAAATCAACCCGGACGGGTCGTACAGTTTTGCCTACGAAACGAGCAACGGAATTCAAGCGTCGGAAAGTAGCCCGGATGGAGCGGCAGCCACTGGCGAGTTTTCCTACACGGCTCCGGAAGGTGACAAGATCCAGCTGACCTATGTTGCCGACCAGGATGGATTCCAACCGCAGGGAGCCCACCTTCCCGTGGAACCGCCGGTACCGGAGCACGTCATCAAGGCACTGGAAGATATCCGTGCCAACCCACCGAAGGATCCGGACTTCAACCCGGCATTCCTCGAATCGGTCATCGCCAGGCTGAGACCCCTGCAAGGTTGA